AGGAGCACTACAACCTGGCGCGCGCGGTGCAGAAAGTCCTCCAGCGCTACAAGGACTTGCAGGACATCATCGCGATTCTGGGGATCGACGAGCTTTCCGAGGACGACAAGGTCATCGTCTCCCGGGCGCGAAAGATCCAGAGATTCCTTTCGCAGCCTTTCTTCGTTGCCGAGCCGTTCACGGGCCAGCAGGGCCGTTACGTGAAGCTCGAGGACACCATCCGCTCCTTCAAGACGATCGTCGAGGGGAAATGCGACCACATCCCCGAGCAGGCGTTCTACATGGTGGGGACGATCGACGAGGTGTTCCAGAAAGCGGAGCAAATGGGAGTGGCGCCCGCCGCGTAACCGCGCACGCCCGACGAATGGCCGAGCACACGTTTCTCCTGAGGCTTGTCACCCCGCAGAAGCTTCTTCTCGAAGCCGAGGTCGCGTCTTTACAGGCACCCGGCTCCGAGGGCTACCTCGGGATCCTCGCCCACCATGCGCCTTTGATCACGGCGCTCAAGGAGG
The genomic region above belongs to Candidatus Eisenbacteria bacterium and contains:
- the atpC gene encoding ATP synthase F1 subunit epsilon; protein product: MAEHTFLLRLVTPQKLLLEAEVASLQAPGSEGYLGILAHHAPLITALKEGKLEVKDPAGRVTTYHVTGGFLEVSDNRATVLADSAEVA